In Mastacembelus armatus chromosome 22, fMasArm1.2, whole genome shotgun sequence, a genomic segment contains:
- the znf292a gene encoding zinc finger protein 292a: MAEGETEKEYDTRKAIEELRERFQGLTTALKESSQSPLEASLHFCQEFCQVLVEHAGRWKTDEDPLPLLEVYTVAILSFAKAASCLSSECENVPLLLEKLALSCAELLLLLPQHVPGALWEGFQSSMKLAHSLLQESGSTQLCLLSALAQQDGVWSNTTLSSILSNQIPQTEQVHEYLELEGPTLLNMRIKHLIKVDSVDKAAVLAKMCSEYPGYEGKGNFKQTYLLCICMTKSQEQLMEEIASIDCKDALEMICNLESEGDEKGAFCLCSTFLKRQLLQGDVYCAWELTLFWSKLLMRLESSADAFLGHSKEMALLCRSVCHILFLIKVIQNEVGEVGLPVCVEMCIQALKMTSSDHKDSKSTICKTISCLLPTDLEVKRACQLTEFLLQPTVDSYYAVESLYNEPDQKPEEDGSLPVPNSLRCELLLALKTQWPFDPEFWDWKTLKRNCLALMGEEAAIVSSIDTLNDTDEQEVESALGKLPEYRDLEDFLLTTTNELNEITDEREKNREAKKLREQGFVSARFRNWRAYMQYCVLCDKEFLGHRIVRHAQKHFKDGMYLCPICADSFESREVLEPHVATHVKQSCKERLAAMKAARKVTKPPQSPKSPLKNSKVAAKTNMSPIKIEPQLGDQLASPVKTEQTTSDTQISQDCFCPVKNCSKAFKFFRNLMAHVRSHKDDEEAMRFLEIQKQKVVCQYCRRQFVNVRHLNDHLQMHCGSKPYICIQLDCYASFNSNSELLMHRKTHPEFKAQCMFPNCGKVFSEAYLLYDHEAQHYLTYTCQTDNCGKIFYSQSQFLSHQENHITNDVANNLLIPSHNPTATPNVGPSLGSTESKDDTCSTSVCLERISTDVYVKEGSITNTSPCRSPEVAKEPVKVKHSVESMLNSVADAEIKGPEKCYTPLTNSTPAPPDVNLLPEAPHAHAIAGPCEVSPVYPVPSVTNPVANQPAEEHNNVQANEFPKVVTQIVSPIQIKTEIPCSIQGYPTSTSAVTAGSEENLHCCPYNDCTRAYSTNKSLSRHVKKQHPEIFEDWKLAKKYNKVAKITAKKAPSGQASPNQSQNPGKRPSNQPGILCNKPGMQQMDYPMGCSTSPAQCYPGSMDPVPITPMVNPTLYPSWGNQNSSGGIMQSDMSQSWSTPPLNNCYPDAFNMNEYPSRNYPQWQADPYQTTASLPSDRDHSIAAIHGPSVSHAPSDSSLMSQYVSSSLMLDNGGQMHNGGHQYGLMHPEGTGEGVDVRKSSASMTGQLDNGNSISTIDSLPEGGFNTPYAQSENSCLTQGSSVDIPMKCLSPEAQVALKATTEIVKTENMQTPGFDQIDNSVDGMVNQQSVIHTDFPYDEDCVNADCEVNPSDEKGSDPELQKGKRSRLSKRTKWPAIIKDGKVICRRCFREFTSTKSLGGHLSKRSQCRPLDEIDLTADLPTSFLDFLNDPHVPDTNGTIYNVSNGDFSQESCSLTTLTSPLALKQEPQNTNIMDYSNSFSVSPENQQEKTVQLANPALAVPHQEDHLMEISHAFQRLDLIEAAQEKMRTALSSEQNVRHCDTAPNIEKSKILSKIDDKPSEKVPKPFKCDQDDCEYSFMTKEALFKHLSKMHDYSNEMIEELKRIPSKLSPYPCQICPKTFTRTTGLRIHYEKVHRLSKTEMQKLRISARNRRAFRLNKDDGSNNRAATDASASHTTQSAAVTPAIKQEPLDIAIAPQANNENNPQVPQITLPGDTVKEGFTPEVSTVTRLPSPQNYLNDRSFDEVAPATERISEQPQVAVVNKSPDVKQKCSLKEKLSPVGKAKVQQGRSDTSLSKVKEAKPNLPTSSSSASPEKPSSSKNTPTKDESQKKETFQRRLSLKLCDTDNAYSPYRPYRCVHEGCTAAFTIQHNLILHYRAMHQASLPASKPESDTENTGVTNGQESIQNLGKDNEVRCQVKNCSRVFMGITRLVQHYLLLHKFTRDKATAMMASMSIGTFNCDRPECALPFNSVEKYIEHIKNYHKEIAISESGSVDQTFKCEYEACDRVYTTKSNLLRHLIKKHDYVYDPKTSDGRRTKSVGLFSGVNNGKENVENKFKVKKKNTKKKDGKSIEHWTSFGKPTLKSHEEASAMCTKKSSLQYPCMIIGCDAVERAERSIFKHYATHGLTERYIEDQRSQFIFCKKYSRSRFKDANKPEGASSSSSEETEPEDSEKPSDQKTDEVEDRIGQEDSKLSNDDSAESQASTGTEGGAKRGRPRKPAHPTPACPERMQTLRNRSTVNSSRENSNPGTPSAQEQRDDGVMPGSFKPLGLEDSFLKFLETSESTHSSKRKLNETSSAELPSKRQQIHKQKSAMKSKITDEFRDCENLVDFRNPLNLKSVSNVKIVMDKTFSDGADLLLKQLQDMRPIVIIKKWLYSGS, encoded by the exons GAGCTGCGCGGAGCTGCTGCTCCTATTGCCCCAGCATGTCCCTGGTGCCTTATGGGAGGGGTTTCAGTCCTCTATGAAG TTGGCACACAGCCTTTTGCAAGAAAGTGGGAGCACACAGCTTTGCCTGCTCTCAGCTCTGGCGCAACAGGATGGCGTCTGGTCCAACACTACACTAAGCAGCATCTTGTCCAATCAAATCCCTCAGACTGAGCAAG TTCACGAGTATCTTGAATTGGAAGGCCCCACACTTCTTAACATGCGAATAAAGCACCTAATAAAAGTGGACAGTGTTGATAAAGCTGCTGTACTTGCAAAGATGTGCTCAGAGTATCCGGGATATGAAGGAAAAGGGAACTTCAAACAAACCTACTTGCTTTGCATCTGCATGACAAAAAGTCAGGAGCAGCTAATGGAAGAG ATTGCATCGATAGACTGTAAAGATGCTCTTGAAATGATCTGCAACCTGGAGTCAGAAGGTGATGAGAAGGGAGCTTTCTGCTTATGTTCTACCTTTCTCAAGCGACAGCTTCTCCAAGGAGATGTTTACTGTGCATG GGAACTTACACTGTTTTGGAGTAAGCTACTCATGCGTTTAGAGTCATCTGCTGATGCTTTTCTTGGACACAGCAAAGAGATGGCGCTTCTCTGCAGAAGTGTTTGTCACATTCTGTTTCTCATCAAAGTAATCCAGAATGAA GTTGGCGAGGTGGGGCTTCCAGTTTGTGTGGAAATGTGCATTCAGGCTCTGAAAATGACATCCAGTGACCATAAGGATAGCAAGTCTACCATTTGCAAGACTATTTCCTGCCTCTTGCCAACTGATCTAGAGGTTAAACGTGCATGCCAGCTGACCGAGTTCCTTCTCCAGCCTACCGTTGACTCGTATTATGCTGTGGAGTCACTGTACAACGAACCTGACCAAAAGCCCGAGGAGGATGGGAGTCTACCAGTGCCCAATTCTTTACGTTGTGAGTTACTGCTGGCTTTGAAGACACAGTGGCCTTTTGATCCAGAGTTCTGGGactggaaaacactgaaacGCAACTGCTTGGCACTGATGGGTGAGGAGGCAGCTATTGTGTCATCTATTGACACACTCAATGACACAGACGAACAAGAGGTGGAAAGTGCACTCGGCAAGCTCCCTGAATACAGAGACCTGGAGGATTTTCTCTTAACCACTACAAATGAACTCAATGAAATCacagatgaaagagaaaaaaacagagaagctAAAAAACTTCGGGAGCAGGGTTTTGTGTCAGCTCGGTTCAGAAATTGGCGAGCCTACATGCAGTATTGTGTCCTGTGTGACAAGGAGTTCTTGGGTCATAGAATTGTTCGCCACGCTCAAAAGCATTTCAAAGATGGAATGTATCTTTGTCCAATTTGTGCTGACAGTTTTGAAAGTAGGGAGGTTTTAGAGCCACATGTAGCAACACACGTGAAGCAATCGTGCAAAGAGAGACTAGCTGCAATGAAAGCTGCAAGAAAGGTAACCAAACCACCTCAGTCCCCCAAAAGTCCATTAAAAAATTCAAAAGTTGCTGCGAAGACAAACATGAGCCCTATTAAAATTGAGCCTCAACTTGGTGACCAATTGGCATCTCCAgttaaaacagaacaaactacATCTGACACACAGATAAGTCAGGACTGTTTCTGTCCTGTTAAAAACTGTTCCAAGGCTTTCAAGTTTTTCCGCAACCTCATGGCTCATGTCAGATCCCACAAGGACGATGAAGAGGCCATGAGGTTTTTAGAGATACAAAAACAGAAGGTGGTGTGCCAGTATTGCAGGCGGCAGTTTGTTAATGTCAGACACCTTAATGATCATTTGCAGATGCACTGTGGCAGCAAACCATATATCTGCATACAACTGGATTGCTACGCCAGCTTTAACTCCAATTCTGAGCTTCTCATGCATCGAAAAACACACCCAGAATTTAAGGCCCAGTGCATGTTCCCCAACTGTGGCAAAGTTTTCAGTGAGGCCTATTTGTTGTATGATCACGAGGCTCAACATTACCTTACCTACACCTGCCAAACGGATAACTGTGGTAAAATATTCTACTCACAGTCTCAATTCTTATCTCACCAAGAGAATCATATTACAAATGATGTCGCAAACAATTTGCTCATCCCGAGTCACAACCCCACTGCCACTCCAAACGTTGGACCATCACTCGGGAGTACAGAGAGCAAAGACGACACATGCTCTACTTCTGTTTGCCTGGAAAGGATTAGTACAGATGTTTATGTGAAGGAAGGATCCATAACAAACACATCACCATGTAGATCACCAGAGGTTGCTAAAGAGCCTGTGAAGGTAAAGCACTCAGTTGAAAGCATGCTGAATTCAGTGGCAGATGCTGAAATAAAAGGACCAGAGAAATGTTACACTCCGTTGACAAACTCCACTCCAGCACCACCTGACGTGAACCTGCTACCAGAAGCGCCACATGCACACGCTATAGCTGGACCATGTGAGGTTTCTCCAGTATATCCTGTCCCTAGTGTAACAAACCCAGTGGCAAATCAACCAGCTGAGGAGCATAATAATGTACAAGCTAATGAATTTCCAAAAGTGGTAACGCAAATAGTTTCTCCCATTCAAATCAAGACAGAAATTCCTTGCTCGATACAGGGATATCCTACGAGCACTTCTGCTGTTACTGCTGGCAGTGAGGAGAACCTGCATTGCTGCCCATATAATGACTGTACAAGGGCATACAGTACAAACAAAAGTCTGTCTAGGCATGTGAAGAAGCAACACCCAGAAATATTTGAAGACTGGAAGTTGGCAAAGAAATATAACAAAGTGGCCAAGATTACAGCAAAAAAGGCACCAAGTGGGCAAGCTTCACCAAATCAGTCTCAGAACCCAGGGAAAAGGCCATCAAATCAGCCAGGAATACTATGCAACAAACCTGGGATGCAGCAAATGGACTACCCAATGGGATGCTCAACATCACCTGCCCAATGTTATCCTGGATCAATGGATCCTGTGCCTATCACTCCAATGGTGAACCCCACACTCTACCCTTCCTGGGGAAACCAAAACAGTTCAGGAGGAATAATGCAGTCTGACATGTCCCAGTCATGGTCTACACCTCCACTGAATAACTGCTACCCAGATGCCTTCAACATGAATGAGTACCCCTCCCGCAACTATCCTCAGTGGCAGGCAGATCCTTACCAAACCACAGCATCTCTCCCGTCAGATAGAGATCATTCAATAGCAGCCATACATGGTCCTTCTGTTTCACATGCTCCTTCTGATTCCAGTTTGATGTCTCAGTATGTGTCCAGTTCTCTGATGCTTGACAATGGAGGGCAAATGCATAATGGAGGGCATCAGTATGGACTTATGCATCCTGAGGGTACTGGAGAAGGTGTAGATGTAAGAAAAAGCAGTGCAAGTATGACAGGACAGTTAGATAATGGAAACAGCATCTCAACAATTGACAGCCTTCCTGAAGGAGGTTTCAATACTCCATATGCTCAGAGTGAAAACTCTTGTCTTACTCAAGGGTCATCAGTTGATATTCCCATGAAATGTCTGAGCCCAGAGGCCCAGGTTGCATTAAAAGCTACGACTGAAATTGTTAAAAcagagaatatgcaaactcctGGTTTTGATCAGATAGATAACTCTGTGGATGGCATGGTCAATCAACAAAGTGTTATTCACACAGATTTCCCTTACGACGAagactgtgttaatgctgaCTGTGAGGTGAATCCCTCAGATGAAAAGGGCAGTGATCCTGAACTGCAGAAAGGGAAACGCAGCAGGTTGAGCAAGAGAACCAAATGGCCAGCAATCATTAAGGATGGCAAAGTCATCTGCAGGAGATGCTTCAGAGAGTTCACTAGCACCAAATCTCTTGGTGGTCACCTATCTAAACGCTCACAGTGCAGACCTTTGGATGAAATTGACCTGACAGCTGATCTGCCAACATCATTTCTTGATTTCCTTAATGACCCACATGTCCCTGACACAAATGGGACAATATATAATGTGTCAAATGGTGATTTCTCACAGGAATCCTGTAGCCTGACCACTCTGACTTCACCTTTGGCATTGAAACAGGAGccacaaaatacaaatataatggACTATTCAAACTCCTTCTCAGTTTCTCCTGAAAACCAGCAAGAGAAGACAGTACAACTGGCTAATCCAGCCCTTGCTGTACCTCATCAAGAGGATCATCTGATGGAAATTTCACATGCTTTTCAAAGGCTGGATTTAATTGAAGCCGCACAGGAGAAGATGCGGACAGCTCTGTCCTCAGAGCAAAATGTGCGTCATTGTGATACTGCCCCTAATatagaaaaaagtaaaatactgaGTAAAATTGATGATAAGCCTTCTGAAAAGGTCCCTAAACCTTTTAAATGTGACCAGGATGATTGTGAGTACTCATTCATGACAAAGGAGGCATTATTCAAACACTTGAGCAAAATGCACGATTACTCTAATGAAATGATAGAAGAACTAAAAAGAATACCATCCAAACTGTCTCCATATCCATGTCAGATCTGCCCCAAAACATTCACCAGAACAACAGGCTTGAGAATTCACTATGAAAAAGTACATAGATtgtcaaaaacagaaatgcagaagcTAAGGATCAGTGCTAGAAACAGGCGTGCATTTAGGCTTAATAAAGATGATGGGTCTAATAACCGTGCAGCCACTGATGCAAGTGCCAGTCACACAACACAATCTGCAGCTGTAACACCTGCTATAAAACAAGAACCACTTGACATTGCAATTGCACCTCaagcaaacaatgaaaacaatccACAAGTTCCTCAAATCACATTACCGGGAGACACAGTAAAAGAGGGCTTTACACCTGAGGTATCAACTGTTACAAGACTACCATCACCTCAAAACTATCTGAATGACAGGTCGTTTGATGAGGTGGCACCAGCTACTGAACGAATCTCAGAGCAACCTCAAGTTGCTGTTGTAAACAAGAGTCCAGAtgtgaaacagaaatgtagTTTGAAAGAGAAACTCAGTCCGGTTGGCAAGGCAAAGGTGCAGCAAGGACGATCAGATACATCACTGAGCAAAGTAAAAGAAGCGAAGCCCAACCTCCCTACTTCGTCTTCTTCAGCCTCTCCAGAGAAACCTAGCAGCTccaaaaacacacccacaaagGATGAATCCCAGAAAAAAGAAACCTTTCAGAGAAGGCTGAGCCTCAAATTGTGTGACACAGACAATGCCTACAGTCCATATAGACCATACCGCTGTGTTCATGAAGGATGCACTGCTGCATTCACCATTCAGCACAACTTGATTCTCCATTACAGGGCCATGCATCAGGCATCCCTCCCTGCTAGCAAGCCTGAAAgtgacactgaaaacactggTGTTACAAATGGACAGGAGAGCATACAGAACTTAGGAAAAGATAATGAAGTGAGGTGTCAAGTGAAAAACTGTTCACGAGTGTTCATGGGAATCACAAGATTGGTACAGCATTACCTCTTACTTCACAAGTTCACCCGTGACAAGGCAACTGCCATGATGGCCAGCATGTCCATAGGGACTTTCAACTGTGACCGGCCAGAGTGCGCTCTCCCCTTCAACTCTGTGGAAAAGTACATTGAGCATATTAAGAATTACCACAAGGAAATTGCCATCTCTGAGAGTGGCTCAGTTGACCAAACTTTCAAGTGTGAGTATGAGGCTTGTGACCGCGTTTACACTACAAAATCAAATCTGCTCCGTCACCTGATCAAAAAGCACGATTACGTTTATGATCCCAAAACCAGTGATGGCAGAAGGACTAAATCTGTGGGGCTCTTCTCAGGGGTTAACAACGGgaaagaaaatgtagaaaacaaatttaaagtgaagaagaaaaacactaaaaagaaagatggaaagtCCATTGAACATTGGACTAGTTTTGGAAAACCTACACTAAAATCCCATGAGGAGGCATCAGCCATGTGCACTAAGAAATCCTCCTTGCAGTATCCATGCATGATCATAGGCTGTGATGCTGTGGAGCGGGCTGAAAGAAGTATATTTAAGCATTACGCTACTCACGGCCTCACAGAACGATACATTGAAGACCAGAGGAGTCAGTTCATTTTCTGCAAAAAGTACTCACGCTCCAGATTCAAAGATGCAAACAAACCAGAGGGTGCATCAAGCTCATCGTCTGAGGAGACAGAGCCAGAAGACAGTGAAAAGCCCAGTGACCAGAAGACTGATGAGGTGGAGGATAGAATAGGCCAAGAGGACAGCAAGCTGTCCAATGATGATAGTGCAGAATCTCAAGCTTCCACTGGGACTGAGGGAGGAGCTAAAAGAGGCCGTCCCAGAAAACCTGCACATCCTACACCAGCTTGTCCAGAGAGGATGCAGACCCTTAGGAATCGTTCGACTGTTAACAGTTCAAGAGAAAACTCAAATCCCGGTACCCCTTCAGCCCAAGAACAACGTGATGACGGGGTCATGCCAGGGTCTTTCAAGCCTTTAGGACTTGAGGACTCCTTTCTTAAGTTCTTGGAAACCTCAGAGTCAACCCACTCTTCGAAACGCAAATTAAATGAAACGTCTAGTGCTGAACTGCCGTCCAAAAGACAAcaaattcacaaacaaaaatctgcaatgaaaagtaaaataactgaTGAATTTAGAGACTGTGAAAATCTTGTGGACTTTAGAAATCCCCTAAATCTCAAATCAGTAAGCAACGTCAAGATTGTTATGGATAAAACTTTTTCAGATGGTGCTGATCTTCTGCTAAAGCAGCTACAAGACATGAGGCCCATAGTCATAATAAAAAAGTGGCTTTATAGTGGATCATag